In a single window of the Limnochorda sp. L945t genome:
- a CDS encoding DUF6431 domain-containing protein yields the protein MISIFAGRDVRSYLAAEEAGRLRLPRLCPACGGRLWGHGCYPRGADETGPDGYQRIPVRRRRCSRCSRTVSFLPSFLRPYQSLLSTVRQRLYQGRRRGCRGGRWPSR from the coding sequence GTGATCTCCATTTTCGCCGGACGAGACGTGCGCTCCTACCTGGCCGCCGAAGAAGCGGGCCGGTTGCGACTGCCCCGCCTGTGTCCGGCCTGCGGCGGGCGGCTGTGGGGACACGGGTGCTATCCGCGCGGCGCCGACGAGACCGGGCCGGATGGCTATCAGCGGATTCCGGTGCGCCGGCGGCGCTGCTCGCGCTGCAGCCGGACGGTCTCGTTTTTGCCCAGCTTCCTGCGCCCCTACCAGAGCCTGCTCAGCACCGTCCGCCAGCGCCTCTATCAGGGGCGCCGGCGGGGATGTCGTGGCGGGCGTTGGCCGAGTCGGTAG
- a CDS encoding DUF1670 domain-containing protein, with protein MRNEAGIAPAVQEPMLLDLMSLRARFCPRVSVLATGQMPLAAMHVDSGRSLWQPTRYQPLAPVVVTWVTGEESQRLRHYPPRTYEELMERYGRRMGRAMVEAYTQDGLLSHMELQWIFLTSIATVSRALDWYQRQHQVILPCPGTVLDMGRTLTHKDLIVRLHLQGMSVLEIARHTYHHPRSVDAYLKALDSVLILHLYGLPPHLMARALGRGETLVYEYLDLIDRHLKDVEAMRDYLRGRGVRLPAELSQHA; from the coding sequence TTGCGCAACGAAGCAGGGATTGCACCGGCTGTCCAGGAGCCCATGCTGCTCGATCTGATGAGCCTGCGGGCGCGCTTTTGCCCGCGGGTCTCCGTACTGGCGACCGGTCAGATGCCGCTGGCGGCCATGCATGTGGACAGCGGGCGCAGCCTCTGGCAGCCGACGCGCTACCAACCCCTGGCGCCCGTCGTCGTCACTTGGGTGACGGGCGAAGAGAGCCAGCGGCTTCGCCACTACCCACCCCGGACCTATGAGGAGCTGATGGAGCGCTACGGCCGGCGGATGGGGCGAGCGATGGTGGAGGCCTACACGCAGGACGGATTGCTGTCGCACATGGAGCTGCAGTGGATCTTCCTGACGTCGATTGCTACGGTCTCCCGGGCGCTGGACTGGTACCAGCGCCAGCACCAGGTGATCCTGCCCTGTCCCGGCACGGTGCTGGACATGGGCCGTACGCTGACCCACAAGGACCTCATCGTACGCCTTCACCTGCAAGGGATGTCGGTGCTGGAGATCGCCCGGCACACCTACCACCACCCCCGCTCGGTGGACGCCTACCTGAAGGCGCTTGACAGCGTCCTCATCCTTCACCTTTATGGACTTCCGCCCCACCTCATGGCCCGGGCGCTGGGGCGGGGCGAGACGCTGGTATATGAGTATCTGGACCTCATCGACCGCCACCTCAAGGACGTGGAGGCGATGCGGGATTACTTACGCGGCCGAGGGGTGAGGCTCCCTGCTGAGCTTTCTCAGCATGCGTGA
- a CDS encoding zinc-ribbon domain-containing protein: protein MVCKDCGTQNYAGSLYCKKCGADLNKKTAPSSPVLRKGLIQLLLGSLR, encoded by the coding sequence ATGGTTTGCAAGGACTGCGGCACGCAGAACTACGCGGGGAGCCTGTACTGCAAGAAGTGCGGTGCAGACCTCAACAAGAAGACGGCCCCGTCGTCGCCGGTGCTGCGCAAGGGTCTCATCCAGCTGCTGCTGGGCTCGCTGCGGTAA
- a CDS encoding ExeA family protein, protein MFEAHFGLTATPFAREIPVEQLFPSQAHREALARLHYVAERRRVMVLTGEVGAGKSTALRRLKAELDATRYEVVYLADVAFTPRSFFQSLLDALRLDAPHALPKLKKLAREALAERWRTQHRTPVLLVDEAQFLSPAMLEEIRGLLNYECDAFAPFALVLCGTRALAERLALRSAEALAQRIDLRYHLGGFSPQETAAYIRHHLKLAGADQELFTAKALDHIHRACNGLPRPINQLAHLCLMAAAARQERVVDHELVEAVIAAEWQAPQGTGR, encoded by the coding sequence ATGTTTGAAGCCCACTTCGGCCTGACCGCCACACCCTTTGCCCGGGAGATCCCCGTCGAGCAACTGTTTCCCTCCCAGGCCCACCGCGAAGCCCTGGCGAGGCTGCATTATGTCGCCGAGCGCCGGCGGGTGATGGTGCTGACCGGGGAGGTGGGTGCCGGTAAGTCCACCGCGCTGCGGCGGCTCAAGGCGGAGCTCGATGCCACCCGCTACGAGGTGGTCTATCTGGCCGACGTCGCCTTCACCCCCCGCAGTTTCTTCCAGAGCCTGCTCGACGCCCTGCGACTCGATGCGCCGCACGCTTTGCCTAAGCTCAAGAAGCTTGCCCGGGAGGCGCTGGCCGAGCGCTGGCGCACGCAGCATCGCACGCCGGTCCTGCTGGTGGACGAGGCGCAGTTCTTGAGCCCGGCCATGCTGGAGGAGATCCGGGGCTTGCTCAACTACGAATGCGACGCCTTCGCCCCCTTCGCCCTGGTGCTGTGCGGCACCCGGGCGCTTGCGGAGCGGCTGGCCCTTCGCTCTGCCGAGGCGCTTGCCCAGCGCATCGATCTCCGCTACCACCTGGGCGGCTTTTCGCCCCAGGAGACGGCCGCCTACATCCGTCACCACCTGAAGCTGGCCGGGGCCGACCAGGAGCTGTTCACCGCCAAGGCCCTCGACCACATCCACCGGGCCTGCAACGGGCTACCGCGGCCCATCAACCAGCTCGCCCACCTCTGCCTCATGGCGGCGGCGGCCCGGCAGGAGCGCGTGGTCGACCATGAGCTGGTCGAGGCCGTCATCGCCGCCGAGTGGCAGGCACCCCAGGGCACCGGGAGGTGA
- a CDS encoding UPF0236 family transposase-like protein, whose translation MAPRSVSSQCGAGAVLGWHTPLLRRAKQAARRGDWARLVAVFDQAKADPACAVAKEELERVRAYLEANRDGLDDWRLRDQPLPEPARGLGATEPSVRHVVADRLKGKAAWSRRGAHPMMQLRCLRHEGRLKGWLANWTAGSWPVRSEQPVLVRLARKVRRGLVEIDPQAWLQAHVPILSHPDARQTATGVALRSRLAWAAPWGARL comes from the coding sequence GTGGCACCTCGATCCGTTTCATCGCAATGCGGCGCTGGAGCGGTCCTGGGGTGGCATACGCCCCTGCTGCGCCGGGCCAAGCAGGCGGCCCGGCGAGGGGATTGGGCGAGGCTGGTGGCCGTGTTCGACCAGGCGAAAGCCGACCCGGCCTGTGCCGTGGCGAAGGAGGAGCTGGAGCGGGTACGGGCTTACCTGGAGGCGAACCGGGACGGGTTGGATGACTGGCGGCTGCGCGACCAGCCGTTACCCGAGCCGGCTCGGGGGCTGGGGGCGACAGAGCCGTCGGTCCGCCACGTGGTCGCAGACCGGCTCAAGGGGAAAGCGGCCTGGTCGCGCCGGGGGGCCCACCCCATGATGCAACTGCGCTGCCTGCGCCACGAGGGGCGGCTGAAGGGGTGGCTGGCCAACTGGACGGCCGGGAGCTGGCCGGTGCGATCGGAGCAGCCGGTGCTGGTCCGGCTGGCCCGGAAAGTTCGCCGGGGGCTGGTCGAGATCGACCCGCAAGCTTGGCTTCAGGCCCATGTGCCGATACTGAGCCACCCCGACGCCCGTCAGACGGCCACGGGCGTGGCGTTGCGCAGCCGCCTGGCCTGGGCTGCGCCGTGGGGGGCCCGGCTATAG
- a CDS encoding RraA family protein produces MKEPTSIREMAQRYQRLYTAAIYDVLDSMGYPNQCLDLGIRPLLPHMKIAGVSFTVVGYRDPRPQEEYEPEKTRGFAIFDHITPGSVVVINAEKDDQCGHWGELMSTAAQARGAVGVVIDGGIRDWGHLARMENWSVFARYTSPIESGKRWKVHDFGVPIVMSGTLTRQVRVSPGDWIVGDGDGVIVIPKELATEVLLKAESMKEVEDKVRAEIRAGRRVKDVFDEYGQL; encoded by the coding sequence ATGAAAGAGCCGACCTCGATCCGAGAGATGGCGCAACGGTACCAGCGGTTGTACACGGCGGCGATTTACGATGTACTGGATTCCATGGGCTATCCCAACCAGTGTCTCGACCTGGGAATCCGCCCGCTACTACCCCATATGAAAATCGCGGGTGTGAGCTTTACCGTGGTGGGATACCGCGACCCGAGGCCACAGGAGGAATACGAACCAGAAAAGACTCGGGGTTTTGCCATCTTCGACCACATTACTCCAGGCTCGGTAGTGGTCATCAATGCAGAGAAGGATGACCAGTGCGGACACTGGGGCGAGCTCATGAGCACAGCGGCTCAGGCTCGCGGAGCAGTCGGAGTCGTTATCGATGGAGGCATCCGGGATTGGGGCCACCTTGCGCGCATGGAGAACTGGTCAGTCTTCGCTCGGTACACGTCACCTATCGAGTCCGGCAAGCGCTGGAAGGTTCACGATTTTGGGGTACCCATCGTTATGAGTGGCACGCTTACTCGGCAGGTCAGGGTAAGTCCGGGCGACTGGATCGTGGGCGACGGTGACGGGGTCATCGTTATTCCCAAAGAACTGGCCACTGAGGTGTTACTGAAGGCCGAATCCATGAAAGAGGTCGAAGACAAGGTGCGGGCCGAAATCCGGGCTGGCCGACGAGTGAAGGACGTGTTTGACGAGTACGGACAACTTTGA
- a CDS encoding IS1634 family transposase has protein sequence MAALWTMARRLRFVEHVDARAPKRDQGPSVGDYMLIAALNRAVPPTSKAQMGEWFEGTVLRRLMPHVQARQLSSQRFWDHMDRLDAATLRAIERDLTAHMVREFALDLRALVYDTTNFVTYIDSSTDSELPQRGASKAKRFDLKQVGLALLVTLDFHVPLFHEAYPGHRPDSREFESVIDELVARYRMLAEQCEDITLIWDKGNNARANYQHLQGYHVVGSLVPSQHPDLLSIPKSAFHPLQGQWAGHWAYRTTQTLFGRPHTVLVVYHETLFLGQLQGMTTKLKKATQALREISARLERYRQHRRGQPPTLESVKRQVEGILKGESLNELIHMDLRLEEGGPALHFAIDHAALQALAERRFGKTLLFTDQASWTDEQIVAAYRGQAHIERAIRQMKDPHFVSWRPMFHWTDGKIRVHAFYCVMALALASLLLREVHRRAQARGMEPPVDSIPELLGTLGAIYEVAHLYPPASKMPGHLTLSEMTPRQRLLFDLLELAALAP, from the coding sequence GTGGCTGCCCTGTGGACCATGGCCCGTCGGCTCCGTTTCGTCGAGCACGTCGACGCCCGCGCCCCCAAGCGAGACCAGGGCCCCAGCGTGGGCGACTACATGCTGATCGCGGCCCTCAACCGGGCGGTGCCGCCCACCAGCAAGGCCCAGATGGGCGAGTGGTTCGAAGGCACCGTGCTGCGCCGGCTGATGCCCCATGTGCAGGCCCGCCAGCTTTCCAGCCAGCGCTTCTGGGACCACATGGACCGCCTGGACGCCGCAACGTTGCGGGCCATCGAGCGGGATCTGACCGCCCACATGGTCCGGGAGTTCGCGTTGGACTTGCGGGCGCTCGTCTACGACACGACCAACTTCGTCACCTACATCGACTCGAGCACCGATTCCGAGTTGCCCCAGCGGGGAGCGAGCAAGGCCAAGCGCTTCGACCTCAAGCAGGTGGGGCTGGCCCTTTTGGTCACGCTGGATTTCCACGTCCCGCTCTTCCACGAGGCCTACCCGGGCCACCGGCCCGACAGCCGGGAGTTCGAAAGCGTCATCGACGAACTCGTCGCACGCTACCGGATGTTGGCCGAGCAGTGCGAGGACATCACCCTCATTTGGGACAAGGGTAACAACGCCCGCGCCAACTACCAGCACCTGCAAGGCTATCACGTGGTCGGCTCCCTGGTCCCCTCCCAGCATCCGGACCTGCTTTCCATCCCCAAATCCGCCTTCCACCCCCTCCAAGGGCAGTGGGCCGGGCACTGGGCTTACCGGACCACCCAGACCCTCTTCGGACGGCCCCACACGGTGCTGGTGGTCTACCACGAAACGCTCTTCTTGGGGCAACTCCAGGGCATGACGACGAAGTTGAAAAAGGCGACCCAGGCCCTGCGGGAGATCAGCGCCCGCCTGGAGCGCTATCGTCAACATCGACGCGGCCAGCCGCCCACGCTGGAGAGCGTGAAACGCCAGGTCGAAGGCATTTTGAAAGGAGAGTCTTTGAACGAGTTGATTCACATGGACCTCCGCCTGGAAGAGGGAGGGCCCGCCCTCCACTTCGCAATCGACCATGCCGCCTTGCAGGCGCTGGCGGAGCGGCGCTTTGGCAAGACGCTGTTGTTCACCGACCAGGCCAGCTGGACCGACGAGCAGATCGTGGCCGCCTACCGGGGCCAGGCGCACATAGAGCGGGCCATCCGCCAGATGAAAGACCCCCACTTCGTAAGCTGGCGGCCCATGTTCCACTGGACCGACGGGAAGATCCGGGTGCACGCTTTTTACTGCGTCATGGCTCTGGCCCTCGCCTCCCTGCTGCTGCGGGAGGTGCACCGCCGGGCCCAGGCCCGGGGGATGGAGCCGCCGGTCGACAGCATCCCCGAACTGCTGGGCACGCTGGGAGCCATCTACGAGGTGGCTCACCTCTACCCGCCCGCGTCCAAGATGCCCGGCCATCTGACCCTCTCCGAGATGACCCCCCGCCAGCGGCTCCTCTTCGACCTGCTCGAGCTGGCCGCCCTGGCCCCCTGA
- a CDS encoding glycosyltransferase: MPVHGRATVPAAQRGRGERRSDDDTGIYLNRVAAAHRNARVLEVQALPPGWLGKTHALAMGAEMADGDWLLFTDADVHFAPDAVARAVGYAESEGLDHLAVAPRLSARGLWLQAVMASFSALMALLYSRERIRSGKMAAGRGRRVQPDAPRSVPEGRWA, from the coding sequence ATGCCGGTCCATGGCCGAGCAACGGTACCCGCAGCTCAACGTGGTCGCGGTGAACGACGATCGGACGATGACACGGGTATCTACCTGAATCGCGTGGCCGCCGCACACCGAAATGCGAGAGTTCTGGAGGTACAGGCGCTTCCGCCGGGATGGCTGGGAAAGACACATGCCCTCGCCATGGGCGCGGAGATGGCGGACGGGGATTGGCTCTTGTTCACCGACGCCGACGTGCACTTCGCTCCCGATGCCGTGGCCCGCGCCGTCGGCTACGCCGAATCGGAGGGCCTCGACCACCTCGCCGTGGCGCCGCGCTTAAGTGCCAGGGGCCTTTGGCTGCAGGCAGTCATGGCCTCTTTCTCCGCCCTAATGGCCCTGCTGTACTCTCGCGAGCGCATCCGCTCCGGGAAGATGGCCGCCGGGCGGGGTCGGCGCGTTCAACCTGATGCGCCGAGAAGTGTACCGGAAGGCCGGTGGGCATGA
- a CDS encoding UPF0236 family transposase-like protein, protein MELGFIVPSDIRSFKDLERFIVATVLAKVAELVEAAVRRIDESLSPPGRGWKSVGRKTKRVTGLWGLEYRLQRRMYRRRRPDGSWEECCPLDDKLGLPHRERFSPGVQEWAVELATRHPFRVAAAILAEAGIPVSAQTIHRWVQEAGASREAEQRRAVEAMEQTGELPPGEGREATAVICEVDGVWVALQREKQRRWELKLGVLHEGWEPESPAGRCFRLKGKGV, encoded by the coding sequence ATGGAGCTTGGCTTCATTGTACCCAGCGACATCCGGTCGTTCAAGGACCTGGAGCGGTTCATCGTGGCCACCGTCTTGGCCAAGGTCGCCGAGCTGGTCGAAGCGGCCGTCCGGCGCATCGACGAGAGCCTTTCGCCCCCGGGTCGCGGATGGAAGTCGGTGGGGCGTAAGACCAAGCGGGTGACAGGGCTTTGGGGGCTGGAGTACCGGCTGCAACGCCGCATGTACCGGCGGCGTCGCCCCGACGGGTCCTGGGAGGAGTGCTGCCCGCTCGACGACAAGCTGGGGCTGCCCCACAGGGAGCGTTTCAGCCCCGGGGTCCAGGAGTGGGCGGTGGAACTGGCGACGCGCCATCCCTTTCGGGTGGCGGCGGCGATCCTGGCCGAAGCCGGGATCCCTGTGAGCGCCCAGACCATCCATCGCTGGGTGCAGGAGGCGGGCGCGAGCCGGGAGGCCGAGCAGCGCCGGGCGGTGGAGGCGATGGAGCAAACGGGCGAGCTGCCTCCCGGCGAAGGGCGTGAGGCGACGGCGGTGATCTGTGAGGTCGACGGGGTATGGGTGGCGCTGCAGCGGGAAAAGCAGCGGCGCTGGGAGTTGAAGCTCGGCGTTTTGCACGAGGGCTGGGAGCCGGAAAGCCCGGCCGGCCGGTGTTTTCGGCTGAAAGGGAAGGGTGTTTAG
- a CDS encoding DDE-type integrase/transposase/recombinase: MASWPDDTLALFRYSLIAPLLDPLADAEEKRRWRQDVLARQHLLPDGRRVHVSAPTLRRWVRRYRLGGLEALRPALRRDRGSVRVVTPELLEQAKALKRQDPARSLPQVVRLLEAAGLVAPQTLKPNTLWRHLHREGLSQRVLPPKPGLRRFEARAPNDLWQGDATPGPALPDPFQPGRMRRTYLLAFLDDHSRLVAHAEFFWAEDLYALELCFQQALLRRGLPWRVYVDRGLIFQAEVFTRACAELGIRHISGTPGHPEGRGKIERFFETLQDQFLRELSHHPVPHLAALNERLAAWIEEAYHVQVHSETGEAPAVRFARLQARRTVSAEKLAHVFLWRRVRRVDKTGCLRFDGNRYEAPPGLEGRKVEIRFHPLHLERLSLFIEGRHAGDAVPLDLAHPVYRGLDRVHHPEPSRPVAPSIPYLELLVQRRRQRQARALSPLRLSLVDEPEAMPDV, translated from the coding sequence GTGGCTTCCTGGCCCGACGACACGCTGGCGTTGTTTCGCTACTCGCTCATCGCCCCGCTGTTGGATCCCCTGGCCGACGCGGAGGAGAAGCGCCGCTGGCGGCAGGATGTGCTCGCTCGCCAGCATTTGCTCCCGGACGGCCGGCGGGTGCACGTGAGTGCCCCGACCTTGCGCCGGTGGGTCCGCCGCTACCGACTCGGTGGCTTGGAGGCCCTGCGGCCGGCCCTGCGGCGGGACCGGGGATCGGTGCGGGTCGTCACCCCCGAGCTTCTGGAGCAGGCCAAGGCCCTCAAACGTCAGGACCCTGCCCGCAGCCTGCCCCAGGTGGTGCGGCTGTTGGAGGCGGCCGGGCTGGTGGCCCCGCAGACCCTCAAGCCCAACACCCTCTGGCGCCACCTGCACCGGGAAGGCCTCAGCCAGCGGGTCCTTCCCCCCAAGCCGGGCTTGCGCCGCTTCGAAGCCAGGGCCCCCAATGACCTCTGGCAGGGCGATGCCACGCCCGGTCCGGCGCTGCCGGATCCCTTCCAGCCGGGCCGCATGCGGCGCACGTATCTTTTGGCCTTCCTCGACGACCACTCCCGGTTGGTGGCCCATGCCGAGTTTTTCTGGGCCGAAGACCTCTACGCCCTGGAGCTGTGCTTCCAGCAGGCCCTCTTGCGCCGGGGCCTTCCCTGGCGGGTCTACGTCGACCGGGGCCTCATCTTCCAGGCCGAGGTGTTCACCCGGGCCTGCGCGGAGCTCGGCATCCGCCACATCTCCGGCACGCCCGGCCATCCCGAGGGCCGCGGCAAGATCGAGCGCTTCTTCGAAACCCTGCAAGACCAGTTCCTGCGGGAGCTTTCCCACCACCCCGTCCCGCACCTGGCGGCCCTCAACGAAAGGCTTGCGGCCTGGATCGAAGAGGCGTACCACGTCCAGGTGCACTCCGAGACGGGCGAGGCACCCGCGGTCCGCTTCGCCCGCCTGCAGGCGCGCCGGACCGTCTCGGCCGAAAAGCTGGCCCACGTCTTTTTGTGGCGGCGGGTGCGCCGGGTGGACAAGACCGGGTGTCTTCGTTTCGACGGCAACCGCTACGAAGCGCCGCCCGGCCTGGAAGGCCGCAAGGTTGAGATCCGCTTCCATCCGCTGCACCTGGAGCGCCTCAGCCTGTTCATCGAGGGCCGCCACGCGGGCGACGCCGTCCCGCTCGATTTGGCCCACCCCGTCTACCGCGGCCTCGACCGGGTCCACCACCCCGAGCCGAGCCGCCCGGTCGCGCCATCGATCCCCTACCTGGAGCTCCTGGTCCAGCGCCGGCGTCAGCGCCAGGCCCGAGCCCTCTCCCCCCTGCGCCTGAGTCTCGTGGATGAGCCGGAGGCGATGCCCGATGTTTGA
- a CDS encoding IS256 family transposase → MTGLVLQLAVAALGEMMEAETAERVGPKGQHRRERPAYRHGHAHGWVVVLGRKVRIERPRARSKDGQEVVLDTYLWAQQDDCLTEAVMARLLHGVSTRGYRATLDGVEELPGKGVSRSRISVRFTQAMRQLLEERLAERLEDRPIVVLVVDGVRLGESTVVVVLGIDADGHKRLLGLREGATENEAVVKGLLQDLVERDLRYDQGLLVVMDGAKALRAAVRAVFGQQALVQRCQVHKKTNVLDHLPESAQAWVARKLGQAYREPDYAVAKAALERLADQLEMEHPGAADSLREGLDETLTLHRLGIPLAPPAF, encoded by the coding sequence ATGACGGGGCTGGTGCTGCAACTGGCGGTCGCGGCCCTGGGAGAGATGATGGAGGCCGAGACCGCGGAGCGTGTAGGCCCGAAGGGGCAGCATCGCCGGGAGCGTCCGGCTTACCGCCATGGCCACGCCCACGGCTGGGTGGTGGTGCTCGGCCGCAAGGTACGTATCGAGCGTCCACGGGCCCGCTCCAAGGACGGCCAGGAGGTGGTGCTCGACACCTACCTGTGGGCCCAGCAGGACGACTGCTTGACGGAAGCGGTGATGGCCCGGCTGCTGCACGGGGTGTCGACCCGGGGCTACCGGGCGACCCTGGATGGGGTCGAGGAGCTCCCGGGCAAGGGTGTCTCCCGGAGCCGTATCAGCGTTCGTTTCACCCAGGCCATGCGGCAGCTGCTGGAGGAGCGCCTGGCCGAGCGGCTGGAGGATCGGCCCATCGTCGTCTTGGTCGTGGATGGGGTGCGGCTGGGCGAGTCTACCGTGGTGGTGGTCCTTGGCATCGATGCCGACGGGCACAAGCGGCTCTTGGGCCTGCGGGAAGGGGCCACGGAAAACGAAGCGGTGGTCAAGGGACTGCTGCAGGACTTGGTCGAACGGGACCTGCGCTACGACCAGGGGCTGCTGGTGGTGATGGATGGTGCCAAAGCGCTTCGGGCGGCCGTGCGAGCCGTGTTTGGCCAGCAGGCTCTCGTCCAGCGGTGTCAGGTTCATAAGAAGACGAACGTCTTGGACCACCTGCCCGAGTCGGCCCAGGCCTGGGTGGCCCGCAAGCTGGGTCAGGCCTACCGGGAGCCGGACTACGCGGTCGCCAAGGCGGCGCTGGAGCGTCTGGCCGACCAGCTCGAGATGGAGCATCCAGGGGCAGCCGACAGTCTGCGCGAGGGGCTGGACGAAACGTTGACCCTGCACCGGCTGGGCATTCCTCTCGCGCCTCCCGCTTTTTGA
- a CDS encoding Glu/Leu/Phe/Val dehydrogenase dimerization domain-containing protein has translation MTVFESIARLGPHEQVVFAHDPPRRLRMIIAVHDTTLGPALGGCRMWPYRTEEEALEDVLRLSRAMTYKNSIHGLRLGGGKSVIIGDPRTDKTSDLFEAAGEAVERLQGRYITAEDVGTNAQDMVMMRNATAYVAGLPQTSGDPSPFTALGVFRGIQACAQALWGSSDLDGRRVAIQGVGSVGFHLARHLVQAGARVTVTDIRPEKILRAVEQLGVDSVEPDAIFDVPCDVFSPCALGGAINDDTIPRIKAPIIAGAANNQLAEPRHGDILQQRGVIYAPDYVINGGGVINVAEELTPEGYSAERARAKVERIFDRVLEVIELSRRRNIPTYRAADEIAWQRVQDARAALKAHSRR, from the coding sequence ATGACGGTCTTCGAGTCGATAGCCCGTCTGGGGCCCCACGAGCAGGTCGTCTTCGCCCATGACCCACCCCGCCGCTTGCGGATGATCATCGCCGTCCACGACACCACCCTGGGCCCGGCCCTGGGAGGCTGCCGCATGTGGCCGTACCGCACCGAGGAGGAGGCGCTGGAGGACGTGCTCCGCCTCTCCCGGGCCATGACGTACAAAAACTCTATCCACGGGCTCCGCCTGGGCGGGGGCAAATCGGTGATCATCGGCGACCCCCGTACCGACAAGACCTCGGACCTCTTCGAGGCGGCCGGCGAGGCGGTCGAGCGGCTCCAGGGTCGCTACATCACGGCAGAGGACGTCGGCACCAACGCCCAGGACATGGTCATGATGAGAAATGCAACCGCTTACGTAGCAGGCCTCCCGCAGACGAGCGGCGACCCGTCCCCGTTCACCGCGCTCGGGGTCTTCCGAGGCATCCAGGCTTGCGCCCAGGCGCTTTGGGGCTCTTCCGACCTCGATGGGCGCCGGGTCGCCATCCAGGGGGTCGGCAGCGTCGGTTTCCATCTGGCCCGTCACCTCGTGCAGGCCGGCGCTCGGGTCACCGTGACCGACATCCGCCCGGAGAAGATCCTGAGGGCCGTCGAGCAGCTAGGCGTCGACTCCGTCGAGCCTGACGCCATCTTCGACGTGCCGTGCGACGTCTTCTCGCCGTGCGCGCTCGGCGGGGCCATCAACGACGACACCATCCCCCGCATCAAGGCGCCGATCATCGCCGGCGCCGCCAACAACCAGCTCGCCGAACCCCGTCACGGCGACATCCTCCAGCAGCGCGGGGTCATCTACGCCCCGGACTACGTCATCAACGGCGGCGGGGTCATCAACGTCGCCGAGGAACTCACCCCCGAAGGGTACAGCGCCGAGCGCGCCAGAGCCAAGGTAGAACGCATCTTCGACCGGGTGCTCGAGGTGATCGAGCTCTCCCGGCGCCGCAATATCCCGACCTACCGCGCCGCCGACGAGATCGCCTGGCAGCGGGTGCAAGACGCCCGGGCGGCTCTCAAGGCCCACTCCCGGCGCTGA